The Pedobacter frigiditerrae genomic sequence AGACTTGCAGCATAAAAAAATAAGCGTAAATTTGCATTCCATTTCAGAACAACGGATGGGAAATAAAATTGTCCGATAGTATAAGGGTAGTACAACGGTTTTTGGTACCGTTTGTCTTGGTTCGAATCCAGGTCGGACAACAAATTTTTTTCGGATTGTGACTAAAAGCGCAATCCGATTTTTTTTAACCAGCATTGATACCCACAAATCATGCCATTGCAATTTAACCCAGTTAAAATTTTTGCCGGAAGCGGTACAAAAGATTTAGCGAAAAAAATTGCCGAAGCTTACGGCAAACCATTAGGAAGCGTTACTTTAAGTCGCTTTAGCGATGGCGAGTTTCAACCTTCATTTGATGAGTCGATTAGAGGAAGTGATGTTTTCTTGGTACAGTCTACCTATCAACCTAGCGATAATTTAATGGAACTTTTGTTAATGGTTGATGCTGCAAGAAGAGCGTCAGCACATTACATTACGGCAGTTGTTCCTTATTATGGCTTATCTCGTCAGGATAGAAAAGATAAACCACGTGTAGCAATAGGAGCAAAGTTGGTTGCTAATTTATTAAAAACAGCAGGTATCCATCGTATCATGACAATGGATTTGCATGCGGCACAGATACAAGGTTTCTTTGATATTCCGGTAGATCACTTAGATGGATCGGTAATTTTTGTTCCTTATATCAAAAGCTTAGGCTTAAAGAATTTAACCATCGCTTCACCAGATATGGGTGGGTCTTACAGGGCTCGTACTTTTGCAAAGTTTTTTAATGCAGAAGTTGTAATCTGTGATAAACGCCGTTTACGTGCTAATGAAATCGAATCGATGTCGATTATTGGAGATGTAAAAGGTTTAGATGTAGTTTTGATGGATGATATTTGTGATACCGCTGGTACATTGGCTAAAGCAGCAGCTTTGATCATGGAAAATGGGGCAAATAGTGTGAGAGCGGTTTGTACGCATGCAGTTTTATCTGGCAAAGCGTATGAAACCATAGAAAACTCAATGTTAGAGGAATTAATCGTAACTGATACCATTCCGCTAAAACAAGAGAGTTCTAAAATTAAGGTGTTGAGCACGGCCAAATTATTTGCAAAGGCAATTGCCAATGTAAATGAGCATGGTTCAATCAGCGACTTGTTTAAAGTATAAAAAGGTTGAGGGTTGGAAGGTTGAAGGCTTAAGGTCTCAAATCTAATATCTAACTTCTCATATCTGATTGAAAAGAATAATTAACAATAAAATAAATAAAAATGAAAACAATCGCTATTAGCGGTTCTCCAAGAGAGAACGTAGGGAAACGCGATGCTAAAGAGCTTCGCTATGAAGGTAAAGTTCCTGCAGTATTGTATGGTGGTAAAGAGCAATTGCACTTTGCTGTATTAATAACAGACTTAAATGCTGCTATTTTTACTCCAGAAGCTAACTTTTTAGAAATCACTATAGGTGGTACTAAAGTTAAAGCTATCATCAAAGAAGCTCAATTTCATCCATTAACAGATGTTTTATTACACGTAGATTTTCTTCAGTTATTTGACGAGAAAGAAATCACGATGGAAATTCCTGTTAAATTAACTGGAACTTCTCCAGGTGTTAAAATGGGTGGTAAATTAGTTCAGAAATTACGTAAACTACGCGTAAAATCATTACCTAAAAATATGCCTCAAGTAGTGGAGGTTAGCATTGCTAAAATGGAAGTTGGAAACTTATTCCGCGTTCGTGATTTGCGAAAAGGTGATTACGTTGTAACTAACACACCAGAAGATACAATCGTTTCTGTAGGTATGTCTAGAGCATTAAAACAAGCAGAAACTGAAGCAGCTAAAGGCAAGTAAGCAATTGGCAGTTTTGAGTTAGCAGTTGCTAAACTAATTAAGCGGTAAGGAAGAAATTCTTTACCGCTTTTTTTAAGCCCCACCCCAAACCTCGCCAAAGGAGAGGAAGTTGTATTACCATCTATATTCTTCAATCATTCTTTTTTCTTTGCTTTAGTCTTTAAGCTTTAGAAGCGCAAGGCTTGTGTAAGTAACAAAATTTGTTCCCTTGTTTCGCTATACGCCTGCCTGCCGGCAGGCAGGCTTCGCTGCGTTTGCTGCGCAACTTGCCGCAGGGTATCGCTGCACCAGGGGCTAAAAACATAAACCTGTGCTCTTTTACGAGGTTGCAATCTGGCTACAGCACCTTCATTATAAACACGGTGGCAGCGGTATACTTTTTACCATTCCCGAAGGGATTAAATGGTAAAAAGATTAAGCGAACAACGGGGCTGAAGGCTGCCATAAATTACTGGCCTAAATTTTCAAAAAAATAAAATCTATAATTTCTTTGCTCTTTATTTTTTGGTCTTTGGTCTTTAAGCTTTTATCTTAGCAAAATGAAATTTCTCATTGTTGGGCTAGGTAATATTGGCCCAGAATACGCTCATACCCGCCATAATATTGGTTTTGATATTGCAGACCAGCTCGTAAAAGATCTAGATGGAAGTTTTGAACTTTTAAAGCTCGCCTATTATGCTGAAGTAAGTTTTAAAGGCAAAAAATTACATGTGATTAAGCCAACCACTTTTATGAATTTAAGTGGTAAGGCAGTTAATTATTGGATGAAGGACCTAAAGATTGCACCAGAAAATGTTTTGGTTTTGGTTGATGATTTGGCCTTACCTTTAGGGAAACTAAGGATGAAACTGCAAGGTAGTAGCGCAGGTCACAATGGTTTGAAAAGTATTGAAGAACTATGTGGTGGTCAGAATTATGCTCGTTTGCGATTTGGTATTAGCGATAATTTTAGAAAAGGACAGCAAGCGGACTATGTATTAGGTCTATTTGATAAAGACGAGCAGAAAGAGTTGCCTACTCTAATTAATCGTGGCGTATCCATGATCAAGAGTTTTGTAACCATCGGTGCTGCCCAAACAATGACATTATTTAATAAATAACTATTTCCTCACAAAACTAGTAATCTTATCGTATAGTAATTCTGGTTCAAAAGTCTTATTTAATACCTCGTTTGCTCCAGCATCAAGCGCAATTTTTTTATCGCTTTCCATTATAGATGCCGAGAAAGTAATGATTGGAACATTTTCTTTACCAGGAACTTCTCCATTTCTAATCAGTGCGATGGCCTGCAAACCATTCATTACAGGCATGTAATTATCCATTAAAATAAGGTCGTATTCATTTTCTGTAAGTTTTTCAAGAGCTTCTTTACCATTTTCTACTACATCTGGTACAATGCCCCATTCTTTTAGCGTTGCAATTATTAAGTGTTTATTAATTGGATTGTCTTCTGCAACTAAGATTTTAACGTGTTTTAAAGGAGGGAATTGGTTGCCTCTCAATGCTTTCGGCTGCTCTTTTTTTATTTCCTCAACTACTTCATACCAATTGGTAAAAGAGAAAGTACTACCCTTATTAATTTCACTTTCTATATTTAAGACACCACCTTTTAGTTTTGCCAAATTTTTCACTATCGATAAACCTAAACCAGTTCCGCCAAATTTAAGTGTTGTGTCATCACTGCCTTGCTCAAATACTTCAAATACTTTATGAATGTTTTCTTTCGGGATGCCAATGCCAGTATCTATAATTGAAAATTTGATGCGTTTATTATTTCCTTTTTTATCAAGAACTTCAATTTTTAGCTTAACAGATCCTTCTGTAGTAAACTTAACTGCATTTCCAATTAAGTTCATTAAAATCTGATTTAATCTTAACGAGTCGGCTAAAACTACTTTTGGTAGTTCTTTGTCTAATTCTAGCTTTAACTCTATGTTTTTTGCTTTAGCCCCAATACTTAATAAATTAATTACCGCATTGCCAAGCTTTTCTAAATCAGTTTCAGCTCTTATTATTTTGAATTTACCAGCTTCAATTTTAGAAAGATCTAATACATCGTTAATAATGCCTAATAAAGAGTTTGATGAAATTTCCAGCAATTCTATCAGTTCCTTTTGCTCTGCAGATAATGGAGTTTCTAACAATACATTTACTAAGCCTATTATCCCATTTATAGGCGTGCGTATTTCATGACTCATATTGGCCAAGAAGTTTTCCTTTATCTTTTTGCCCTGCTCGGCTAGTTCTTTTGCCTTAATTAGCTCTTTTTGATAGGTCTCTAATTGTATGTTTTTTGCTTTAATTTCTCTTTGGTTGCGAACAAGCTGAACAAAAGAGTCAACCTTAGCAGAAGTAACGTAGGGGTTTAAAGGTTTATATAAATAATCTACTGCACCAACATTTAGTCCTTTTACTGCATACTTAGTTTCCACAGAAATAGCAGTTACAAAAACCACTAATATATCTTTTGTTCTGGGATTGCTTTTTAATATTTCTACCAGCTCAAAACCATCCATTTCTGGCATTTGTACGTCAACTAATGCTATAGCGATATCTTTTTCCCATGAAATTCGTAATGCTTCATTTGGTAAAGTTGTGCTAATGATATTTATATCATCTCTATCTAATAAGGCTTCTAAGGCAACCAGATTTTCTATTTTGTCATCAACAATTAAAACGTTAATTTTTTCCATGAGCTTGCTTAAGACGATATAGTTAAGGGTATTTTTTGATAAATATTATTTTTTTTGTCGATGATTTTAAAAAGAGCCAATAAATTGGGGTCTCTAATGCTTTCCTTAGATCCTAGGCATAAAAAGCCAAAATTAGCTAAACTATTATAAAAAAGCTCAATTACTTTGTTTTGTAGGTCTTTACTAAAGTAGATTAAAACATTTCTACAGGAAATAACCTGAAATTCATTAAATACACCGTCTGATATTAAGTTGTGTACCGAGAATAACGTGTGTTTTTTAAGCGCTTGTTTAATGGCAACAGCATCATATTTAGCGGTATAGTATTTTGCCAGTGAATTGATAGCTCCAGTTGCTAAGTAATTCTCCGAATATTGTTTCATTTGTTTTAAAGTGTAGATGCCATTTTTGGCTGTATTTAAAACTTTAGAATTGACATCAGTTCCATAAAAAAAACTCCTTTGATATAAGTTTTCATCATCAAACAGCATTGCAAATGAATAAAGCTCTTCACCTGTGGAGCAACCCGCATTCCACACTTTTATATGTTGATAAGAGCCTAAATAGGGAATGATATTTTCTTTAACCGATTTAAAAAATAATGGGTCACGAAACATTTCAGTAACATTTACGGTTACCTGAATTAAAAAGTGCTCAAAATAGTTAGCATCATTTGTTAACAATGTCCTTAAGTCGAAAAGGCTTAATTTCTCTAAGATCATTAATTTAGTTACTTGTCTTTTAAATGAGGCTTGAGAATATACGCTAAAATCGAAATCATGGATTTTCCGAATGATTAAAATTAATTCATTTAATTCTTCATTGTTAATTGTTAGAGATGAGTGTTCCAATGCTAAATATTTTTTAATTGCTTAACCAAACTCTCATCATAGAAAGTAACTTGTCAATATCTACTGGCTTAGATATATAGTCGTTTGCTCCCGCTTCAATACATTTTTCCCTATCATTCTTCATTGCCTTCGCAGTTAAAGCAATAATTGGTAGTTTTAAAAACTTTTTCTCTTTTCTAATGGCTGCCATTGCTTCATAACCATCCATTTCAGGCATCATGATATCCATTAAAACTAAATCAATTTCAGGGTTTTCTTCCAGCTTCTGGATTGCTTCACGACCATTATTTGCAATAACGATTTTCATCTCATAGGCTTGTAATGCTGTAGATAAAGCGAAGATATTACGCATATCATCATCCGTAACCAAAATAGTTTTGTCCTTTAAAGCCTTTTCTAAGGTTGATAAACTTTTCACTTCCTTAACTGTTGTTGGCTTTTGCTTAGTATTCAGTTTATTCATGAACAAACTTACCTCATCAATTAGCCTATCATTAGATTTATCGGTTTTTAATACCATAGCCTCAGAGTAACGCATAATTCTATACATCTGCTCCTTTTCTAGCTCCATTGCTGTGTTAATAACCACTGGGATGTGCAATCGGGCTGGATCGGCTTTAATCTTATCTAACAAGTCGAAACCAGATATATCAGGAAGGTTTAAGTCTAGGATTATACAATCAAACTTATCTGCATCTAAAGCAATTAGGGCTTCATTTCCTGAATAAACTTGCGTTACTTCGGCACCTCTATCTAATAACTGTTGTGCTAATAACTGACTTTGGGTTTC encodes the following:
- a CDS encoding ribose-phosphate pyrophosphokinase; translation: MPLQFNPVKIFAGSGTKDLAKKIAEAYGKPLGSVTLSRFSDGEFQPSFDESIRGSDVFLVQSTYQPSDNLMELLLMVDAARRASAHYITAVVPYYGLSRQDRKDKPRVAIGAKLVANLLKTAGIHRIMTMDLHAAQIQGFFDIPVDHLDGSVIFVPYIKSLGLKNLTIASPDMGGSYRARTFAKFFNAEVVICDKRRLRANEIESMSIIGDVKGLDVVLMDDICDTAGTLAKAAALIMENGANSVRAVCTHAVLSGKAYETIENSMLEELIVTDTIPLKQESSKIKVLSTAKLFAKAIANVNEHGSISDLFKV
- a CDS encoding 50S ribosomal protein L25/general stress protein Ctc; this encodes MKTIAISGSPRENVGKRDAKELRYEGKVPAVLYGGKEQLHFAVLITDLNAAIFTPEANFLEITIGGTKVKAIIKEAQFHPLTDVLLHVDFLQLFDEKEITMEIPVKLTGTSPGVKMGGKLVQKLRKLRVKSLPKNMPQVVEVSIAKMEVGNLFRVRDLRKGDYVVTNTPEDTIVSVGMSRALKQAETEAAKGK
- the pth gene encoding aminoacyl-tRNA hydrolase, with translation MKFLIVGLGNIGPEYAHTRHNIGFDIADQLVKDLDGSFELLKLAYYAEVSFKGKKLHVIKPTTFMNLSGKAVNYWMKDLKIAPENVLVLVDDLALPLGKLRMKLQGSSAGHNGLKSIEELCGGQNYARLRFGISDNFRKGQQADYVLGLFDKDEQKELPTLINRGVSMIKSFVTIGAAQTMTLFNK
- a CDS encoding response regulator; amino-acid sequence: MEKINVLIVDDKIENLVALEALLDRDDINIISTTLPNEALRISWEKDIAIALVDVQMPEMDGFELVEILKSNPRTKDILVVFVTAISVETKYAVKGLNVGAVDYLYKPLNPYVTSAKVDSFVQLVRNQREIKAKNIQLETYQKELIKAKELAEQGKKIKENFLANMSHEIRTPINGIIGLVNVLLETPLSAEQKELIELLEISSNSLLGIINDVLDLSKIEAGKFKIIRAETDLEKLGNAVINLLSIGAKAKNIELKLELDKELPKVVLADSLRLNQILMNLIGNAVKFTTEGSVKLKIEVLDKKGNNKRIKFSIIDTGIGIPKENIHKVFEVFEQGSDDTTLKFGGTGLGLSIVKNLAKLKGGVLNIESEINKGSTFSFTNWYEVVEEIKKEQPKALRGNQFPPLKHVKILVAEDNPINKHLIIATLKEWGIVPDVVENGKEALEKLTENEYDLILMDNYMPVMNGLQAIALIRNGEVPGKENVPIITFSASIMESDKKIALDAGANEVLNKTFEPELLYDKITSFVRK
- a CDS encoding protein-glutamate O-methyltransferase CheR — its product is MEHSSLTINNEELNELILIIRKIHDFDFSVYSQASFKRQVTKLMILEKLSLFDLRTLLTNDANYFEHFLIQVTVNVTEMFRDPLFFKSVKENIIPYLGSYQHIKVWNAGCSTGEELYSFAMLFDDENLYQRSFFYGTDVNSKVLNTAKNGIYTLKQMKQYSENYLATGAINSLAKYYTAKYDAVAIKQALKKHTLFSVHNLISDGVFNEFQVISCRNVLIYFSKDLQNKVIELFYNSLANFGFLCLGSKESIRDPNLLALFKIIDKKNNIYQKIPLTISS
- a CDS encoding response regulator, producing MVDTGIGISADKQKVIFEAFQQADGSTSRKYGGTGLGLSISKEIAQILGGEIQIKSELGIGSTFTLFIPVKHSTTGLVNTEVEIEEVKEIEEPINFNTPFKIEREKNLLLIVEDDINFADILKDYAIEKGFEPILAHSGDVGLDMAISQVPDAIILDIMLPVMDGWMILKKLKANPITKHIPVHIMSARDEKLSKAKQEGAIGFLKKPIDEKELANAFNSLSNFSIAQQFNKVLLIEDQETQSQLLAQQLLDRGAEVTQVYSGNEALIALDADKFDCIILDLNLPDISGFDLLDKIKADPARLHIPVVINTAMELEKEQMYRIMRYSEAMVLKTDKSNDRLIDEVSLFMNKLNTKQKPTTVKEVKSLSTLEKALKDKTILVTDDDMRNIFALSTALQAYEMKIVIANNGREAIQKLEENPEIDLVLMDIMMPEMDGYEAMAAIRKEKKFLKLPIIALTAKAMKNDREKCIEAGANDYISKPVDIDKLLSMMRVWLSN